Genomic DNA from Desulfurivibrio alkaliphilus AHT 2:
ACCGCGGTGGGTTTTTACCTCTTTGTTAAAATAATGGCGCCCAAGCCCAAGCTCAGCCTGGATATGGACTGGTTTTACCGGATGGGCGGTCGGCTGCTGCTGCTGGCCATGCAGAAAGGGATGACCAGGGTCAATGACTGGGGCCAGTCCTTCCTGGGCGAAGAGGTGCCCCGCCGGCTTAACCGCTTTTTCATCGACGGCCCGGCCCGCCTTTGCCTGCTGGTGGTCAAGCCGCTGTGGCAAATGACCGGAGCCAAAATCGAAGGCCCCGACGGCGCTGAGCAACGCTTTCTGGAAACCTTCAGCCGTTCCCTGTTCACCATTGGTTCCACCGCCATTTTCACCGTGGCCATGCTGATGGTGCTGCTGTTTTTCGTGACCTGAAGGTAATCGTTCAGCAGCACCGCATCTTCGGGCGATCAACCCGGCTTACGTACAGGGTGTACGCTGCGCCTGGCTGCTTGCCCGAACCTGCGGCACTGCTGAACGATTACCCTGTTCCCTTCTGGTCGCTCACATGCAGACTTGTGCCCATTTCCCGGGGCGGGTATTTTCTCCTCCATGAATCGACGTCAATTTGTCAAACTGGGCCTGGGCGCGGCCCTGGCCGGCGGGCTGGGCGGCGCTTTGACCGCTTGCGGCCGGCGCGGCGGCGATGGTCGGCCGCGGTTACGGTTGGGCTATCTGCCCATTACCGATCATCTGCTGCTGTTGGCCCACGACTATTACGATTTCCAGCAGGTTGAACTCGTCCCGGTCAAGTTTTCCTCCTGGCCGGAAGCGGCCGAGGCCTTGCGGGCCGGGGCCGTGGACGCCGCTTTTCTGCTAACCCCGCTGGGCCTGGCCCTGCGCCACCAGCGAACCCCGGTGCAGGCGGTGTTGCTGGGCCACCGTAACGGCAGCGTGCTGACCCTGGCGGCCCGGGATGATATTGACTCCCCGGCCGGGCTGGTCGGCAAACGGATCGCCATTCCCAGCCGTTTCTCCAGCCATTACCTGCTGCTGCGCCGGCTACTCGATGACGCCGGCCTGCCCCCCGAAGCGGTGGAATATATCGACATGGCCCCGCCGGAGATGGTCCAGTCCCTGGCCGCCGGCCGCCTGGACGGCTTCATCGTGGCCGAACCTTTCGGGGCCCAGGCCGAGATGCAGGGGGTGGGGCGGGTTTTCACCCTCTCCAAGGATATCTGGCCCGGTCATATCTGCTGCGTACTCAATCTGCGGGAACCCTTCCTCCAAAAAAATCCGGAGGCGGCGCAGGAGTTGGTGGCTGGGCTGATCGCCACCGGCCGGGCCATCGAGCAGGATCGTCTTCGGGCCGCCCGCCAATCGGTGGCCTACCTGGGGCAGGCCCCTGAGGTGATCGAGTTTGTCTTGACCAGGCCGCCGGATCGGGTAACTTATCATGATCTTTTGCCGCAAAGGGCCGATTTCGCCGCCACCCAGGAACAGATGGCTCGGGTCGGCCAGCGGGAAGCGGCCGCGGTCAACCTGGACAATTACCTGGAGCCGGCCCTGGCGGCTGCCGCAGCCGGGATTTAAGAATAACTTTTGCCGGCTAATCTCTATACGATTTTCGAAGACAGATGCTCATGTTTGACTTACGCAGTGAATTTCCCGCATGATGTCGGTTTCTCCTCATTCCCGCCGGCCTGATTTGGCCGGTGAACGCTTTTGGTCGCCGCTGTTGGCGGTGCTGGTTTTCTTGCTGCTCTGGGAAGTGGCGGCCCGCCTTTACGCCAACCCTTACCTGTTGCCCGGACCCTGGCAGGTGGGGCTGGGACTGGTGGAGGTTTGGCGCAGCGGCAAGCTTTTCGAGCATATCGCCGTCAGCCTCTACCGCTTCGGGGCCGCCTACCTGTTGGCGGTGGTACTGGCCGTGCCGCTGGGGTTGGTGCTGGGCTGGTTTACCCGCCTGCACCGGGCGCTCGACCCCCTGATCCAATTGCTGCGGCCGATCTCCCCGGTGGCCTGGTTCCCGTTGGCCGTACTATGGTTTAAAATCGGCGATTTGCCGGCCATTTTCATCATCTTTATTGCCAGTTTTTTCCCCATTCTGCTCTCCACCATCGCGGCGGTGCGCAACGTGGAGTCCACTTACCTGAAAGTGGCGCTCAACTTCGGCTCCAGTAAGTGGAGCCTGCTGCACAAGGTGGTGATTCCCGCCGCCTTCCCCTATATCATGGTGGGGCTGCATATCGCCCTGGGGGTGGGCTGGATTCACTTGGTGGCCGGAGAGATGTTGGGGGCCCAGTCGGGCCTGGGCTATTTTATCCTTGATGCCCGCAATTTCCTGCGCACCGATCTGGTGATCGTCGGCATGCTGCTGGTGGGCGCCCTGGGGTTGCTGCTGGATCGCTTGATGGCCGCAGCGGAGAAGAAAGTACGCCGCCGTTGGGGGATCGTTTCATGAAGATTGTCGCCCGGGGTGTGGGAAAGCATTTTCATGATAAGCGGGGGCAGGATCTGCCGGTGCTGCAGGGGCTTGACCTGACGGTGGGCGGTGGTGAGCTGCTTTGCCTGCTGGGGCCCAACGGTTGCGGCAAGACCACCTTTCTGAACCTGCTGGCCGGTTTTGAGCCGCCCGATGAGGGTGAGATCGCCA
This window encodes:
- a CDS encoding ABC transporter permease; the protein is MMSVSPHSRRPDLAGERFWSPLLAVLVFLLLWEVAARLYANPYLLPGPWQVGLGLVEVWRSGKLFEHIAVSLYRFGAAYLLAVVLAVPLGLVLGWFTRLHRALDPLIQLLRPISPVAWFPLAVLWFKIGDLPAIFIIFIASFFPILLSTIAAVRNVESTYLKVALNFGSSKWSLLHKVVIPAAFPYIMVGLHIALGVGWIHLVAGEMLGAQSGLGYFILDARNFLRTDLVIVGMLLVGALGLLLDRLMAAAEKKVRRRWGIVS
- a CDS encoding ABC transporter substrate-binding protein — translated: MNRRQFVKLGLGAALAGGLGGALTACGRRGGDGRPRLRLGYLPITDHLLLLAHDYYDFQQVELVPVKFSSWPEAAEALRAGAVDAAFLLTPLGLALRHQRTPVQAVLLGHRNGSVLTLAARDDIDSPAGLVGKRIAIPSRFSSHYLLLRRLLDDAGLPPEAVEYIDMAPPEMVQSLAAGRLDGFIVAEPFGAQAEMQGVGRVFTLSKDIWPGHICCVLNLREPFLQKNPEAAQELVAGLIATGRAIEQDRLRAARQSVAYLGQAPEVIEFVLTRPPDRVTYHDLLPQRADFAATQEQMARVGQREAAAVNLDNYLEPALAAAAAGI